A genomic window from Candidatus Methylomirabilis sp. includes:
- the hpnD gene encoding presqualene diphosphate synthase HpnD, with product MTPFAPSTARRLTKASHSNFAYSFLVLPRAQREGMYALYAFCRVSDDLVDAAASPEAAAAALKAWREELDRTFAGAPGHPVTRELLRVIRDFALPRPLCEAILEGVEMDLTRTRYATFADLEGYCTRVAVAVGLLCLRLFGASGEPAERYAHRLGIAFQLTNILRDLRTDAARGRLYLPQEDLRTFGVPEGDLLEGRATERVLKLLRFEAARARGYFREAEAGLPSEQRRALAAAEIMRAIYNRLLGKIEADPARVFGERVTLSAPRKLLLALGTALRCRVG from the coding sequence GTGACCCCCTTCGCTCCCTCCACCGCCCGCCGCCTCACCAAGGCCAGCCACTCCAACTTCGCCTACAGCTTCCTCGTCCTCCCCCGCGCCCAGCGCGAGGGGATGTACGCTCTCTATGCCTTCTGCCGGGTGAGCGACGACCTCGTGGACGCGGCCGCTTCCCCCGAGGCCGCGGCGGCGGCCCTGAAGGCGTGGCGGGAGGAGCTGGACCGGACCTTCGCCGGGGCCCCGGGCCACCCCGTCACCCGGGAGCTCCTGCGCGTCATCCGGGACTTCGCCCTCCCCCGTCCCCTCTGCGAGGCGATCCTGGAGGGGGTGGAGATGGACCTCACCCGGACCCGCTACGCCACCTTCGCGGACCTGGAGGGGTACTGCACCCGGGTCGCGGTGGCGGTGGGCCTCCTCTGCCTGCGCCTCTTCGGCGCCAGCGGGGAGCCGGCGGAGCGCTACGCCCATCGGCTGGGGATAGCCTTCCAGCTCACCAACATCCTCCGGGACCTCCGGACCGACGCCGCGCGGGGACGCCTGTACCTCCCCCAGGAGGACCTGCGGACCTTCGGCGTGCCGGAGGGGGACCTCCTGGAGGGACGGGCGACGGAGCGGGTGCTGAAGCTCCTGCGATTCGAGGCCGCCCGGGCCCGCGGCTACTTCCGGGAGGCGGAGGCCGGCCTCCCGTCGGAACAGCGGCGGGCGCTCGCGGCGGCCGAAATCATGCGCGCCATCTACAACCGCCTCCTCGGCAAGATCGAGGCCGACCCGGCCCGGGTGTTCGGGGAGCGGGTCACCCTGAGCGCCCCCCGCAAGCTCCTCCTCGCGCTCGGCACGGCGCTGCGCTGCCGGGTCGGCTGA
- the typA gene encoding translational GTPase TypA, translating to MGPPSDLRNIAIIAHVDHGKTTLVDALLWQSGIFQAHEKVAERVMDSLSLERERGITILAKNTAIRYGGVKINIVDTPGHADFGGEVERALALVDGVLLLVDAAEGPLPQTRFVLKKALERNLPCLVVVNKVDRPDARIRAVVDEIYELFLDLDASEAQINFPLLYTDARRGTATTDPAVPGTNLRPLFDLILKALPAPAADSGAPLQALVANLDYSDYVGRLALCRIVGGRLRAGAPVAVCKRDGRVEAARVTTLYTFDGLSRVEVAEAPAGDIVAVAGIEGIFIGETLADPEHPVPLPPIRVDEPTIQMVFAVNTSPFAGREGKFVTSRQLRARLEREALANVSIRVQETEGPDAFVVMGRGELQLAILIEMMRREGYELTVGRPEVVTRVEAGVLSEPVEQLTVDCPEEFIGVVTQKVGTRKGKMLRMVNHGTGRVRLEFRIPSRGLLGFRGEFLTDTRGTGILHTLFDGYEPWQGKMAGRGTGAMVADRAGVATAYALHHLEVRGTLFIGPGTPVYEGMICGENAKAVDLVVNVTKEKKLTNVRASTADEAIRLTPPRLLSLEAALEWIGEDEVVEVTPQAIRVRKRIRAAGERAHARSRGPGAP from the coding sequence ATGGGACCCCCCTCCGACCTGCGCAACATCGCCATCATCGCCCACGTGGACCACGGGAAGACCACCCTGGTGGACGCGCTCCTCTGGCAGAGCGGCATCTTCCAGGCCCACGAGAAGGTGGCGGAGCGCGTCATGGATTCCCTCTCCCTGGAACGGGAGCGGGGCATCACCATCCTGGCCAAGAACACCGCGATCCGGTACGGGGGGGTGAAGATCAACATCGTGGATACCCCGGGCCACGCGGATTTCGGCGGCGAGGTGGAGCGGGCGCTCGCCCTCGTGGACGGGGTGCTGCTCCTGGTGGACGCCGCCGAGGGGCCGCTCCCCCAGACGCGCTTCGTCCTGAAGAAGGCGCTGGAGCGCAACCTCCCCTGCCTCGTGGTCGTGAACAAGGTGGATCGGCCCGACGCCCGCATCCGGGCCGTCGTGGACGAGATCTACGAGCTTTTCCTCGACCTGGACGCGAGCGAGGCCCAGATTAACTTCCCCCTCCTCTACACCGACGCCCGCCGGGGGACCGCGACGACCGACCCCGCGGTCCCCGGGACCAACCTGCGCCCCCTCTTCGACCTCATCCTGAAGGCCCTCCCGGCCCCGGCGGCCGACTCCGGCGCGCCCCTGCAGGCGCTGGTGGCCAACCTGGATTACAGCGACTACGTGGGGCGCCTGGCCCTCTGCCGGATCGTGGGCGGGCGGCTCCGGGCCGGCGCCCCCGTGGCCGTCTGTAAGCGGGACGGGCGGGTGGAGGCGGCGCGTGTGACCACCCTCTACACCTTCGATGGGCTGAGCCGGGTGGAGGTGGCCGAGGCGCCCGCCGGCGACATCGTCGCCGTGGCCGGCATCGAGGGGATCTTCATCGGCGAGACCCTCGCCGATCCCGAGCACCCGGTTCCCCTTCCGCCCATCCGGGTGGATGAGCCCACCATCCAGATGGTCTTCGCCGTCAACACGTCCCCCTTCGCCGGGCGGGAGGGGAAGTTCGTCACCTCCCGGCAGCTCCGGGCGCGCCTGGAGCGGGAGGCGCTGGCGAACGTCAGCATCCGGGTGCAGGAGACCGAGGGCCCCGATGCCTTCGTGGTGATGGGGCGGGGCGAGTTGCAGCTCGCGATCCTCATCGAGATGATGCGCCGGGAGGGGTATGAGCTCACCGTGGGGCGCCCCGAGGTCGTCACGCGGGTCGAGGCCGGCGTCCTCTCGGAGCCGGTGGAGCAGCTGACCGTGGACTGTCCGGAGGAGTTCATCGGGGTGGTAACCCAGAAGGTGGGGACCCGGAAGGGCAAGATGCTCCGGATGGTCAACCACGGGACGGGGCGGGTCCGGCTGGAGTTTCGGATCCCCAGCCGGGGGCTCCTCGGGTTCCGGGGGGAATTCCTGACCGACACCCGCGGGACCGGGATCCTGCACACCCTCTTCGACGGCTACGAGCCGTGGCAGGGGAAGATGGCGGGGCGGGGGACCGGGGCGATGGTGGCGGACCGCGCGGGGGTGGCCACGGCGTACGCCCTGCACCATCTGGAGGTGCGGGGGACCCTCTTCATCGGGCCGGGGACGCCGGTCTACGAGGGGATGATCTGCGGCGAGAACGCGAAGGCGGTGGATCTGGTCGTGAACGTGACGAAGGAGAAGAAGCTCACCAACGTCCGGGCCTCCACCGCGGATGAGGCCATCCGGCTGACGCCGCCGCGGCTGCTCAGCCTGGAGGCAGCCCTCGAGTGGATCGGCGAGGATGAGGTGGTCGAGGTCACGCCCCAGGCGATCCGGGTCCGCAAGCGGATTCGGGCGGCTGGGGAGCGGGCGCACGCCCGGAGCCGCGGCCCCGGCGCCCCCTAG
- a CDS encoding DUF3105 domain-containing protein, translating into MAVEQRLMSRKERREAARQRRRDEARRRQLGVWRRRLLLAAIALAAVAGSGYWWYAQTAGRATWEYFPSQGNAHIPRVDAPHEPYNSTPPTSGPHVPWIAPWGVQKGPVPPEILVHNLEDGGVVIYSGCEDCPDLVAQLAAVVNRHKQVVLVPGKGLSHRIVLSAWTVLDRMDEFDEARIERFLNAHENVDHHVR; encoded by the coding sequence ATGGCGGTCGAGCAGCGCCTGATGAGCCGGAAGGAGCGCCGGGAAGCCGCGCGGCAGCGGCGGCGCGACGAGGCGCGGCGACGGCAACTGGGGGTCTGGCGCCGCCGCCTGCTGCTGGCGGCGATTGCGCTGGCGGCGGTGGCGGGCAGCGGGTACTGGTGGTACGCGCAGACGGCGGGCCGGGCCACCTGGGAGTACTTTCCCTCGCAGGGCAACGCGCACATCCCCCGGGTGGATGCCCCCCACGAGCCCTACAACAGCACTCCCCCTACCTCCGGCCCGCACGTCCCGTGGATCGCCCCCTGGGGGGTTCAGAAGGGGCCCGTTCCTCCCGAGATCCTGGTCCATAATCTGGAAGACGGGGGTGTCGTGATCTACTCCGGGTGCGAGGATTGCCCGGACCTGGTGGCGCAGCTTGCGGCCGTCGTCAACCGGCACAAGCAGGTCGTCCTGGTGCCGGGCAAGGGGCTCAGCCACCGGATCGTCCTCAGCGCCTGGACCGTGCTCGACCGGATGGACGAGTTCGACGAGGCCCGGATTGAGCGCTTCCTCAACGCGCACGAAAACGTGGACCACCACGTCCGCTAG
- a CDS encoding aspartate dehydrogenase, whose amino-acid sequence MKLGVVGIGTIGRAICRAVDAGKVAGAVLAALHSRDRGKAAAFAAGLKSRPPVLDLEAAIARADLLVEAATAAALEELAPRALSAGKSLLVLSVGGLLEHPDWVELARGKGARIYVPSGAILGLDGVKGACVGRIEAVTMVTRKPPRGLAGAPYVVERGINLDALTTETVLFEGSAREACRAFPANVNVSAALSLAGVGPDRTVVRVVAVPGLTRNTHDVEVTGEFGRFTAHIENVPSEENPRTGKLSALSAIALLKELASPLRVGT is encoded by the coding sequence GTGAAGCTCGGGGTGGTGGGGATCGGGACCATCGGGCGGGCCATCTGCCGCGCCGTGGACGCGGGGAAGGTGGCGGGGGCGGTGCTGGCCGCCCTGCACAGCCGGGACCGGGGGAAGGCGGCGGCATTCGCCGCCGGCCTGAAGTCCCGGCCGCCCGTGCTGGACCTGGAGGCCGCAATCGCCCGCGCCGACCTGCTCGTCGAGGCCGCGACGGCGGCGGCGCTGGAGGAGCTGGCACCCCGGGCCCTTTCGGCCGGGAAGTCGCTTCTCGTCCTCAGCGTGGGGGGGCTGCTCGAGCACCCGGACTGGGTCGAACTGGCCCGGGGGAAGGGAGCGCGGATCTACGTCCCCTCCGGAGCCATTCTCGGCCTGGACGGGGTCAAGGGGGCCTGCGTGGGGCGGATCGAGGCGGTGACCATGGTCACCCGGAAGCCGCCCCGGGGGCTGGCCGGCGCTCCTTACGTCGTCGAGCGGGGGATTAACCTCGACGCACTGACGACCGAGACCGTCCTCTTCGAGGGGAGCGCGCGGGAGGCCTGCCGGGCCTTCCCGGCCAACGTGAACGTCTCGGCGGCGCTGAGCCTGGCCGGGGTCGGTCCCGACCGGACGGTCGTCCGGGTCGTGGCCGTCCCGGGGCTCACGCGCAACACCCACGACGTCGAGGTCACGGGGGAGTTCGGCCGGTTCACGGCCCACATCGAGAACGTCCCCTCCGAGGAGAACCCCCGGACCGGGAAGCTCTCCGCCCTCTCCGCCATCGCCCTCCTGAAGGAGCTGGCCAGCCCCCTCCGGGTCGGGACCTGA